In one window of Leptospira sp. GIMC2001 DNA:
- the trpE gene encoding anthranilate synthase component I: MPVYKQLLCDKETPVSLFMDWGMDHAEDSVLLESVIAGETLGRNSFLARDPFIVLKGKKGVFQLTERAEDGRTSTKEITSSDPLKVLEDTIGSLVQVVDPRLPSFQGGAIGFLGYDAIRYYEKIQDIKPDLENHPDAYFAIYHNILIVDHINHTVKILANADIRKHSTLDESYQATIESIRRIESEVFENPKPHDSIVISNPDGNPLEFVNVMGDDDYIEAIAKAKKHIYDGDIFQIVPSRKIRFQPDVPSFQIYRALRAVNPSPYMYFVKTGSLQLVGSSPEILVKHSHSVTTLRPIAGTRPRGKDRQEDEHLAADLLADKKEIAEHIMLVDLGRNDLGRISQPGTVKVQEFKIIEMYSHVMHIVSQCIGKIRADKTVYDVIRATLPAGTLSGAPKIRAMELIDELENNHRGIYGGGLGYISFAGEMDMAIIIRTIIIDDKGAYLQAGGGIVYDSDPETELQETKNKMAGMLKALEYARAGLRGELR; this comes from the coding sequence ATCCCTGTCTACAAACAACTATTATGTGATAAAGAAACTCCAGTCTCACTTTTTATGGACTGGGGAATGGATCATGCTGAAGATTCTGTTCTCTTGGAATCTGTAATTGCAGGGGAAACTCTCGGCAGAAATTCGTTTCTTGCAAGAGATCCTTTCATTGTCCTCAAAGGCAAGAAGGGAGTTTTCCAATTAACCGAGCGAGCAGAGGATGGTAGAACGTCGACAAAAGAAATAACATCTTCCGATCCTCTTAAAGTTTTAGAAGATACAATCGGAAGCCTGGTTCAAGTAGTCGATCCAAGACTTCCTTCATTCCAAGGTGGTGCAATCGGTTTCCTTGGCTATGATGCAATTCGCTACTACGAAAAAATTCAAGATATCAAACCAGATCTAGAGAATCATCCAGATGCATATTTTGCCATTTATCATAATATTCTAATTGTTGATCATATCAACCATACAGTGAAGATTCTGGCGAATGCTGATATCCGCAAACATAGTACACTCGATGAGTCATACCAGGCAACAATCGAATCTATTCGCAGAATCGAATCAGAAGTTTTTGAGAATCCCAAACCTCATGATTCTATAGTCATTTCCAATCCTGATGGAAATCCATTGGAGTTTGTTAATGTGATGGGGGATGACGATTATATCGAAGCAATTGCTAAGGCTAAGAAGCATATCTACGATGGGGACATTTTCCAAATTGTTCCTTCCAGAAAAATCCGATTCCAACCCGATGTCCCTAGCTTCCAAATTTATCGAGCACTTCGAGCAGTGAATCCAAGTCCTTATATGTATTTTGTAAAAACGGGAAGCTTGCAACTGGTCGGAAGCTCTCCCGAGATCTTAGTCAAGCATAGTCATTCTGTTACAACTCTGCGACCCATTGCTGGAACCAGACCAAGAGGCAAGGACAGGCAAGAAGATGAACATTTAGCTGCTGATCTACTAGCAGACAAAAAAGAAATTGCCGAACATATCATGTTAGTTGATCTCGGACGTAATGATTTGGGTCGCATATCTCAGCCTGGAACGGTTAAGGTGCAAGAATTCAAGATCATCGAAATGTATTCTCATGTGATGCATATAGTAAGCCAATGCATTGGCAAAATTCGCGCAGATAAAACTGTTTACGATGTAATCCGTGCAACTCTTCCAGCAGGAACCCTCTCTGGAGCTCCAAAAATTCGAGCGATGGAACTCATTGATGAACTTGAGAATAACCATCGTGGAATATATGGTGGTGGTCTTGGATATATATCTTTTGCAGGTGAGATGGATATGGCGATTATTATCCGAACTATAATCATTGATGACAAAGGTGCCTACTTGCAAGCAGGTGGTGGAATCGTTTATGATTCGGATCCAGAAACTGAACTCCAAGAAACCAAGAACAAAATGGCGGGAATGCTCAAAGCACTTGAATATGCAAGAGCTGGTCTTCGAGGAGAACTGAGATGA
- a CDS encoding anthranilate synthase component II, with product MILIIDNYDSFTYNLYQYVGVHIKEVEVIRNDKITLDEINKLSPSGIIISPGPGRPEDAGISVDIIKKFAGLYPIFGVCLGHQAMGYALGGSIVSAPTIMHGKVSVIEHNSEGIFEGLPSPLKATRYHSLVISPEYFPKELEITAQTQDGVIMGVRHKVHRNMFGVQFHPESVMTESGLEMVQNFLKVCKK from the coding sequence ATGATCCTTATAATTGATAATTATGATTCTTTTACATACAATTTATATCAATATGTAGGAGTGCATATCAAAGAAGTTGAGGTGATTCGAAATGACAAAATCACCCTGGATGAGATCAATAAATTATCACCTAGTGGAATCATCATTTCACCTGGACCTGGAAGACCGGAAGATGCTGGAATATCTGTTGATATCATTAAGAAATTTGCAGGACTCTATCCAATATTTGGAGTCTGTCTTGGACATCAGGCTATGGGTTATGCTCTGGGAGGTTCAATTGTCTCGGCTCCGACCATTATGCACGGTAAAGTTTCTGTAATAGAGCATAATAGTGAAGGAATATTTGAAGGATTACCGAGTCCTTTGAAAGCAACTCGCTATCATTCCCTAGTTATCAGCCCAGAATATTTCCCAAAAGAATTGGAGATTACAGCACAGACACAAGATGGCGTAATCATGGGTGTAAGGCATAAAGTTCACAGAAATATGTTTGGTGTTCAATTCCATCCTGAATCTGTGATGACTGAATCAGGATTGGAAATGGTGCAGAATTTCCTCAAAGTATGTAAGAAATGA
- a CDS encoding ABC transporter ATP-binding protein gives MNYFNRLLGYSLYYKNRFVLGVFFALITALLNGISLTALIPLFDSLGADKKARFQFELTLPEKVILFKESTFGEKSLDGLERLKKVLIVVKQEINRHTIDMEPKEVVWAACIFVLPLYLLKMGFYLLSVYCLATAGYRAVRDIRQELFDKVQRLPLTYFYKEKTGLIMSRVINDAEIVAAVISSNFRDATINFFYVVTHLMILVYLNTELLVYACLLVPVVIFPVTLFTKKISKSTEKSQERMADLNGHVQEVISGIRVIRTFVSEKYEQSKFQEINQKVYRRIFKGQYYLQMAPSLVELTSSMVVLGFFALGASFIYSGKFTQGEFMAFLLTLLFLLRPLTQLSQMVGKITQANTAGKRIFEIIDMETGSEEKSGELELPELSQSIKFENIFFTYPGTSTSVLKNLSLQIKIGETYAFVGTSGSGKSTLMDLLPRFYDPTRGRILFDNVDIRDLTLKNLRSKIGIVTQDIFLFSGSVLDNIAYGADNVTKKDVIRAARLAHAHDFIKKMDHGYETMLGVRGLNLSGGQRQRLVIARALLRDPEILILDEATSALDAESEKLVSEALDRLLKNRTTFIIAHRLSTIRKVKNIVVLQDGEIQEMGNHESLIAMNGIYKKLNDNQFAGT, from the coding sequence ATGAATTATTTCAATCGATTACTTGGCTATTCTCTGTATTATAAGAATCGCTTCGTACTCGGTGTATTTTTCGCTCTCATCACAGCTCTACTAAATGGGATCTCTCTCACAGCTCTGATCCCTTTGTTTGATTCTCTCGGTGCTGACAAAAAAGCTCGATTTCAATTTGAACTTACACTTCCGGAGAAAGTGATTCTATTCAAAGAATCAACTTTCGGAGAGAAAAGTTTAGATGGCTTAGAGAGACTCAAAAAAGTTCTAATCGTTGTTAAGCAAGAAATTAATAGACATACTATAGATATGGAACCAAAAGAAGTAGTCTGGGCTGCTTGCATTTTCGTTCTTCCCTTGTATTTATTGAAGATGGGATTCTATCTCTTGTCTGTCTATTGTCTCGCGACGGCTGGATATCGTGCAGTAAGAGACATTCGTCAAGAATTATTTGATAAAGTACAAAGGCTTCCTTTAACCTATTTCTATAAAGAAAAAACTGGTCTTATCATGAGTCGCGTGATCAATGATGCGGAAATCGTTGCGGCAGTAATCTCTAGTAATTTTCGGGATGCTACTATAAACTTTTTCTACGTTGTTACACATCTTATGATTCTAGTATATCTGAATACGGAATTATTGGTGTATGCCTGTCTATTGGTACCTGTTGTGATTTTTCCCGTTACCTTGTTCACCAAAAAGATTTCTAAATCCACTGAGAAATCCCAAGAGAGAATGGCAGATCTAAATGGTCATGTCCAAGAAGTAATCTCTGGAATACGAGTGATTCGTACTTTTGTTTCGGAGAAATATGAACAGAGTAAATTCCAAGAAATTAACCAAAAGGTTTACCGTAGAATTTTTAAAGGACAATACTATCTTCAAATGGCTCCGAGTCTTGTTGAGCTAACTTCTTCTATGGTAGTTCTCGGATTCTTTGCGTTAGGTGCTAGTTTTATCTATTCTGGTAAATTCACGCAAGGTGAGTTTATGGCATTTCTTTTGACGCTATTGTTTTTGCTTCGACCTCTCACTCAACTATCTCAGATGGTTGGAAAAATCACTCAAGCCAATACTGCAGGCAAGCGAATATTTGAAATCATTGATATGGAAACTGGCTCGGAAGAGAAAAGTGGTGAGCTCGAACTACCTGAATTATCTCAGAGCATTAAATTTGAAAACATTTTCTTCACTTATCCTGGAACTTCCACTTCTGTATTAAAAAATCTTAGTCTTCAAATTAAAATTGGAGAGACTTACGCATTTGTAGGAACAAGTGGATCCGGAAAGTCAACTCTCATGGATCTACTTCCTAGATTTTATGATCCAACTCGAGGTCGAATTCTTTTTGATAATGTTGACATTCGCGATCTTACTTTGAAAAATTTGCGCTCGAAGATTGGAATTGTTACACAAGATATATTTTTATTTTCGGGTTCTGTCTTAGATAATATTGCTTACGGTGCAGATAATGTTACTAAGAAGGATGTAATTCGTGCCGCAAGACTTGCTCATGCTCATGATTTTATAAAGAAAATGGATCATGGTTATGAAACTATGTTAGGCGTTAGAGGACTGAATCTATCAGGCGGACAGAGGCAAAGGCTAGTTATTGCGCGAGCTCTTTTGAGAGATCCAGAGATTCTTATTTTGGATGAAGCGACTTCTGCCTTAGACGCTGAGAGTGAGAAACTTGTATCTGAAGCTCTAGATCGATTGTTAAAAAACAGAACCACTTTTATCATCGCTCATCGTTTATCTACGATTCGAAAGGTTAAGAATATAGTCGTATTGCAAGATGGTGAGATTCAAGAAATGGGTAATCACGAATCTTTGATCGCCATGAATGGAATTTATAAGAAATTAAATGACAATCAATTCGCAGGAACATAG
- a CDS encoding sulfite exporter TauE/SafE family protein, with product MGILLFFLISFLSFFQSTLSGGGASLLLMPLLSMLLGGIYVAPVMTIGTSITGVSRIWMFRNSIDWDLVKWYAIPSSIAAFAGAYILVNSNSDWIQLIIGIFLILSIFQFINKARSPQKSEETNITNSLENIASDSIDINHDLDSEEIPKTIGMIPFLFIGIFVAFLSGLIGGVGPLMNIIYLKYGLSKEKLLGTRTANEMLIHIVKIITYFTLGNFPFIVIFCGTIIGVSGIIGSFFGKMLLSRISNVWFLRIVLFTMVVSGAIMIWQSWDFAAEVILELKSKI from the coding sequence ATGGGAATCTTACTCTTTTTTTTAATTTCATTTTTATCCTTTTTTCAATCAACACTTTCTGGCGGCGGAGCAAGTTTATTGCTTATGCCGTTATTGTCTATGCTACTCGGTGGAATCTATGTGGCACCTGTAATGACAATCGGAACATCTATAACAGGTGTTTCACGAATCTGGATGTTTCGCAATTCAATTGATTGGGATTTAGTTAAATGGTATGCGATACCTTCATCAATCGCCGCATTTGCTGGAGCATATATTCTTGTGAATTCCAACTCGGATTGGATTCAATTGATCATTGGAATTTTTTTGATATTATCAATTTTTCAATTTATTAATAAGGCTAGATCACCTCAGAAATCAGAAGAAACAAATATTACCAATTCTCTAGAAAACATAGCAAGCGATTCAATTGATATCAATCATGATCTTGATTCAGAAGAAATTCCCAAAACGATTGGGATGATTCCTTTCCTTTTTATAGGAATTTTTGTTGCATTTCTTTCAGGTTTGATTGGAGGAGTAGGTCCGCTAATGAATATCATCTACCTAAAATACGGACTCAGTAAAGAAAAGCTATTAGGGACTAGAACAGCAAATGAAATGCTAATTCATATTGTCAAAATTATCACATACTTTACATTAGGTAACTTTCCTTTTATTGTAATATTTTGCGGAACAATAATCGGAGTATCTGGAATCATTGGTTCTTTTTTTGGTAAAATGCTATTGAGCAGAATTAGCAATGTCTGGTTTCTAAGAATCGTCCTGTTTACAATGGTTGTTTCGGGAGCTATTATGATTTGGCAGAGTTGGGATTTCGCGGCAGAAGTTATTCTTGAATTGAAGTCAAAAATCTAG
- a CDS encoding serine/threonine protein kinase translates to MMVPNSSFYQLTPDQIFTSLEDAGYKTSGHCLALNSLENRVYRIGIEDGSAVVAKFYRPGRWNLDQIREEHQFLFELIENEIPVIAPLQFPDGDTVRTTLGDIHFSIWPLHNGRIVEEIKETDLPVLGRWLGRLHNIGSSKPSNSRTQLDVEAYGMPSLQLILNSDWMAASMAKRYELASKKIFQQFIEKSKNIKFQRIHGDCHKGNLLINEHGFSFLDFDDFMTGPTVQDLWMLLPFGDSKAENDRDLFLSGYREFREFNVSAFDLIEPLRGIRFIYYSAWIAKRWDDPSFPNAFPNFGTEEFWEKEVRDLEILSSDFPKENYFENQEVGIDEGDSNASLTNKDLFWDWEE, encoded by the coding sequence ATTATGGTTCCGAATTCTTCATTCTATCAACTTACTCCTGATCAAATTTTTACATCTTTGGAAGATGCAGGATACAAGACAAGTGGTCATTGCTTAGCTCTAAATAGTTTAGAAAACAGAGTTTACAGAATTGGAATCGAAGATGGAAGCGCAGTTGTCGCAAAATTTTATAGACCTGGTCGTTGGAATTTAGATCAGATTCGTGAAGAACATCAATTCTTATTTGAGTTAATCGAGAATGAGATTCCGGTAATTGCACCTCTGCAATTTCCAGATGGAGATACAGTTCGTACAACTCTAGGTGACATTCATTTTTCTATCTGGCCACTTCACAATGGAAGAATCGTTGAGGAGATAAAAGAAACGGATCTTCCTGTTTTGGGTCGATGGTTAGGAAGGTTACACAATATCGGAAGTTCTAAACCAAGCAATTCTCGAACCCAACTTGATGTTGAAGCATACGGGATGCCATCTCTACAATTGATACTCAATTCGGACTGGATGGCAGCGAGTATGGCTAAGCGATACGAATTAGCTTCTAAAAAAATATTTCAACAATTTATTGAAAAAAGTAAAAATATAAAATTTCAAAGAATTCATGGTGATTGCCATAAAGGCAATCTATTGATCAATGAACATGGATTTTCTTTTCTTGACTTTGATGATTTTATGACTGGGCCAACCGTTCAAGATCTTTGGATGTTGCTTCCTTTTGGTGATTCAAAAGCTGAGAATGACCGTGATCTATTTCTTTCTGGATATAGAGAGTTTCGTGAATTTAATGTATCTGCTTTTGACTTGATAGAACCATTGCGTGGAATTCGATTTATATATTATTCAGCATGGATTGCGAAGCGATGGGATGATCCTTCTTTTCCCAATGCTTTTCCTAATTTTGGAACAGAGGAGTTCTGGGAGAAAGAAGTGCGTGATCTTGAAATTCTATCCAGTGATTTCCCGAAAGAAAACTACTTCGAGAATCAGGAAGTGGGCATTGACGAAGGAGACTCCAATGCTTCACTCACGAACAAAGACTTGTTCTGGGATTGGGAAGAATAA